Proteins encoded by one window of Antechinus flavipes isolate AdamAnt ecotype Samford, QLD, Australia chromosome 4, AdamAnt_v2, whole genome shotgun sequence:
- the LOC127559282 gene encoding keratin-associated protein 10-8-like has product MCHTSCSAGCQPTCSVPVCCKPVCCVRPCCCPASCVALLCRPACPVVTSCQAVCGAGSCSPCCCVSSPCQSSCCQASPCSPSCCVSSPCQSACCVPVCCKPAVCVPVCCEPVVCGVLSCQTSCCQPASCTSLLCGPSCAPSCCSSPSLRQAPGPSLTPVSQSLLPKAPHPAAPSMADTCFSGPCVPTASAVSVCSSDVSCGSNRVYLPSSCTGSSWQLDDCPESCCEPSCCGPPCCPAPCCPAPCCTPASCLTLVCRPVCCVPATCQAACEPGPCQAVCTSCCSPSCCQQSCCQPTGCGSSCCQQSCCQAPCCAASPCTVQSCCCVPVCCKPSCCIALPVCCKPSCCVTTACCPASCCCQPSCCRPASCVSLVCRPVCSPASCCVPVSCKPSCCAPTSSCSCCCAPSCCPASTCCRPASCVSLVCRPTCCKPACCAPSCGQKSCC; this is encoded by the exons atgTGCCACACCAGCTGCTCCGCTGGCTGCCAGCCCACCTGCTCCGTGCCCGTGTGCTGCAAGCCCGTCTGCTGTGTGCGTCCTTGCTGCTGCCCGGCCTCCTGTGTGGCCCTGCTGTGCCGCCCAGCGTGCCCTGTGGTGACCAGCTGCCAGGCAGTCTGTGGAGCTGGCAGTTGCTCCCCCTGCTGCTGTGTGTCCAGCCCCTGCCAGTCCAGCTGCTGCCAGGCTAGTCCCTGCAGCCCCTCTTGCTGCGTGTCCAGCCCCTGCCAGTCTGCCTGCTGCGTGCCAGTCTGCTGCAAACCCGCCGTGTGTGTGCCCGTGTGCTGCGAGCCTGTGGTCTGTGGGGTCCTCTCCTGTCAGACCTCGTGCTGCCAGCCAGCCTCCTGCACCTCCCTGCTCTGTGGACCCTCCTGTGCCCCCTCCTGCT GCTCCAGCCCCTCCCTGCGTCAGGCACCCGGCCCCTCGCTGACACCCGTTTCCCAGTCTTTGCTGCCCAAGGCGCCCCATCCAGCTGCTCCCAGCATGGCAGACACCTGTTTCTCCGGGCCCTGTGTTCCCACGGCCTCGGCCGTCTCGGTCTGCTCCAGTGACGTGAGCTGCGGCAGCAACCGAGTCTACCTGCCCAGTTCTTGCACCGGCTCTTCCTGGCAGCTGGACGACTGCCCAGAGAGCTGTTGTGAACCCAGCTGCTGCGGCCCCCCCTGCTGCCCAGCCCCATGCTGCCCAGCCCCGTGCTGCACGCCGGCCTCCTGCCTGACCCTCGTGTGCCGGCCTGTCTGCTGCGTGCCCGCCACCTGCCAGGCAGCGTGTGAACCCGGCCCCTGCCAGGCTGTCTGCACCTCCTGCTGCTCGCCATCCTGCTGCCAGCAGTCTTGCTGCCAGCCCACTGGCTGCGGATCTTCTTGTTGCCAGCAGTCCTGCTGCCAAGCCCCTTGCTGCGCTGCCTCTCCCTGCACGGTGCAGTCCTGCTGCTGCGTCCCCGTGTGCTGCAAGCCCAGCTGCTGCATCGCCCTGCCTGTGTGCTGCAAGCCCAGCTGCTGTGTGACCACAGCCTGTTGCCCCGCCTCCTGCTGCTGCCAGCCCAGCTGCTGCCGCCCGGCCTCCTGCGTGTCCCTCGTCTGCCGGCCCGTGTGCAGCCCGGCTTCCTGCTGTGTGCCCGTCTCCTGCAAACCCTCTTGCTGCGCCCCCACGTCCTCCTGCTCTTGCTGCTGCGCCCCCTCCTGCTGTCCCGCCAGCACCTGCTGCCGCCCGGCCTCCTGCGTGTCCCTCGTCTGCCGGCCCACCTGCTGCAAACCCGCCTGCTGCGCTCCCAGCTGCGGCCAGAAATCTTGCTGCTGA
- the LOC127559288 gene encoding keratin-associated protein 16-1-like, translating to MADTCFSGPCAPTASAVSVCSSDVSCGSNRVCLPSSCTGSSWQLDDCPESCCEPSCCAPPCCPAPCCPAPCCTPASCLTLVCRPVCCVPATCQAACEPGPCQAVCTSCCSPSCCQQSCCQPTGCGSSCCQQSCCQAPCCAASPCTVQSCCCVPVCCKPSCCIALPVCCKPSCCVTTACCPASCCCQPSCCRPASCVSLVCRPVCSPASCCVPVSCKPSCCAPTSSCSCCCAPSCCPASTCCRPASCVSLVCRPTCCKPACCAPSCGQKSCLARRATEGGASGRRPHLGSKGELELSPSRQQSLTASWVRRQPSGQALPGPRCLRHRSLEILALGRPPPPPCFSTPCSSPHCYPTPCAEKHWLSCRWPHTAQPRTPEPSESPPLPPLRHISAETCAQECPPASGSLQSRFASRCASPPWSLKSPPGPPCPQELAPIQTRAPRHTSADTSAPRAAARSGGATTDASCRQWAPGLHSFCLLASFPLQQSQAQSRASPLASGTQQNPRQYSPSLRQALGPSLTPVSQSLLPKAPHPAAPSMADTCFSGPCVPTASAVSVCSSDVSCGSNRVYLPSSCTGSSWQLDDCPESCCEPSCCGPPCCPAPCCPAPCCSPASCLTLVCRPVCCVPATCQAACEPGPCQAVCTSCCSPSCCQQSCCQPTGCGSSCCQQSCCQAPCCAASPCTVQSCCCVPVCCKPSCCIALPVCCKPSCCVTTACCPASCCCQPSCCRPASCVSLVCRPVCSPASCCVPVSCKPSCCAPTSSCSCCCAPSCCPASTCCRPASCVSLVCRPTCCKPACCAPSCGQKSCC from the exons ATGGCAGACACCTGTTTCTCCGGGCCCTGTGCCCCCACGGCCTCAGCCGTCTCGGTCTGCTCCAGTGACGTGAGCTGCGGCAGCAACCGAGTCTGCTTGCCCAGTTCTTGCACCGGCTCTTCCTGGCAGCTGGACGACTGCCCAGAGAGCTGTTGTGAACCCAGCTGCTGCGCCCCCCCCTGCTGCCCAGCCCCGTGCTGCCCAGCCCCGTGCTGCACGCCGGCCTCCTGCCTGACCCTCGTGTGCCGGCCTGTCTGCTGCGTGCCCGCCACCTGCCAGGCAGCGTGTGAACCCGGCCCCTGCCAGGCTGTCTGCACCTCCTGCTGCTCGCCATCCTGCTGCCAGCAGTCTTGCTGCCAGCCCACTGGCTGCGGGTCTTCTTGTTGCCAGCAGTCCTGCTGCCAAGCCCCTTGCTGCGCTGCCTCTCCCTGCACGGTGCAGTCCTGCTGCTGCGTCCCCGTGTGCTGCAAGCCCAGCTGCTGCATCGCCCTGCCTGTGTGCTGCAAGCCCAGCTGCTGTGTGACCACAGCCTGTTGCCCCGCCTCCTGCTGCTGCCAGCCCAGCTGCTGCCGCCCGGCCTCCTGCGTGTCCCTCGTCTGCCGGCCCGTGTGCAGCCCGGCCTCCTGCTGTGTGCCCGTCTCCTGCAAACCCTCTTGCTGCGCCCCCACGTCCTCCTGCTCTTGCTGCTGCGCCCCCTCCTGCTGTCCCGCCAGCACCTGCTGCCGCCCGGCCTCCTGCGTGTCCCTCGTCTGCCGGCCCACCTGCTGCAAACCCGCCTGCTGCGCTCCCAGCTGCGGCCAGAAATCTTGCT TGGCTCGCAGGGCCACTGAGGGAGGGGCCTCTGGGCGCAGGCCACACCTGGGCTCCAAGGGAGAGTTGGAATTGTCCCCAAGCCGGCAGCAGAGTCTCACCGCCAGCTGGGTTCGTAGACAACCAAGTGGCCAAGCACTTCCCGGGCCCCGTTGTCTCCGCCACAGGTCCTTGGAGATTCTGGCGCTGGGAAGGCCCCCACCTCCGCCATG CTTCTCCACGCCCTGCTCATCTCCCCATTGCTACCCGACTCCCTGCGCTGAGAAGCACTGGCTGTCCTGTCGCTGGCCGCACACGGCACAACCGAGGACCCCGGAGCCCTCCGAGTCCCCCCCTCTACCCCCACTTCGACATATTTCTGCGGAGACGTGTGCCCAGGAATGCCCACCAGCTAGCGGCTCCCTCCAGTCCCGCTTTGCATCGCGCTGTGCCTCACCTCCCTGGAGCCTGAAAAGCCCCCCGGGACCTCCCTGCCCACAGGAACTAGCTCCCATTCAGACAAGAGCACCCCGTCACACAAGCGCGGACACCTCTGCCCCCAGGGCCGCGGCACGGAGCGGCGGCGCCACCACAGATGCTTCTTGCAGGCAATGGGCTCCAGGCCTTCATTCCTTTTGCCTGCTGGCCTCTTTCCCCCTGCAGCAAAGCCAAGCCCAAAGCCGAGCTTCCCCTTTGGCATCAGGGACCCAACAGAACCCAAGGCAGTATAG CCCCTCCCTGCGTCAGGCACTCGGCCCCTCGCTGACACCCGTTTCCCAGTCTTTGCTGCCCAAGGCGCCCCATCCAGCTGCTCCCAGCATGGCAGACACCTGTTTCTCCGGGCCCTGTGTTCCCACGGCCTCGGCCGTCTCGGTCTGCTCCAGTGACGTGAGCTGCGGCAGCAACCGAGTCTACCTGCCCAGTTCTTGCACCGGCTCTTCCTGGCAGCTGGACGACTGCCCAGAGAGCTGTTGTGAACCCAGCTGCTGCGGCCCCCCCTGCTGCCCAGCCCCGTGCTGCCCAGCCCCGTGCTGCTCGCCGGCCTCCTGCCTGACCCTCGTGTGCCGGCCTGTCTGCTGCGTGCCCGCCACCTGCCAGGCAGCGTGTGAACCCGGCCCCTGCCAGGCTGTCTGCACCTCCTGCTGCTCGCCATCCTGCTGCCAGCAGTCTTGCTGCCAGCCCACTGGCTGCGGATCTTCTTGTTGCCAGCAGTCCTGCTGCCAAGCCCCTTGCTGCGCTGCCTCTCCCTGCACGGTGCAGTCCTGCTGCTGCGTCCCCGTGTGCTGCAAGCCCAGCTGCTGCATCGCCCTGCCTGTGTGCTGCAAGCCCAGCTGCTGTGTGACCACAGCATGTTGCCCCGCCTCCTGCTGCTGCCAGCCCAGCTGCTGCCGCCCGGCCTCCTGCGTGTCCCTCGTCTGCCGGCCCGTGTGCAGCCCGGCCTCCTGCTGTGTGCCCGTCTCCTGCAAACCCTCTTGCTGCGCCCCCACGTCCTCCTGCTCTTGCTGCTGCGCCCCCTCCTGCTGTCCAGCCAGCACCTGCTGCCGCCCGGCCTCCTGCGTGTCCCTCGTCTGCCGGCCCACCTGCTGCAAACCCGCCTGCTGCGCTCCCAGCTGCGGCCAGAAATCTTGCTGCTGA
- the LOC127562464 gene encoding keratin-associated protein 10-3-like, giving the protein MADTCFSGPCAPTASAVSVCSSDVSCGSNRVCLPSSCTGSSWQLDDCPESCCEPSCCGPPCCPAPCCPAPCCTPASCLTLVCRPVCCVPATCQAACEPGPCQAVCTSCCSPSCCQQSCCQPTGCGSSCCQQSCCQAPCCAASPCTVQSCCCVPVCCKPSCCIALPVCCKPSCCVTTACCPASCCCQPSCCRPASCVSLVCRPVCSPASCCVPVSCKPSCCAPTSSCSCCCAPSCCPASTCCRPASCVSLVCRPTCCKPACCAPSCGQKSCC; this is encoded by the coding sequence ATGGCAGACACCTGTTTCTCCGGCCCCTGTGCCCCCACGGCCTCGGCCGTCTCGGTCTGCTCCAGTGACGTGAGCTGCGGCAGCAACCGAGTCTGCTTGCCCAGTTCTTGCACCGGCTCTTCCTGGCAGCTGGACGACTGCCCAGAGAGCTGTTGTGAACCCAGCTGCTGCGGCCCCCCCTGCTGCCCAGCCCCATGCTGCCCAGCCCCGTGCTGCACGCCGGCCTCCTGCCTGACCCTCGTGTGCCGGCCTGTCTGCTGCGTGCCCGCCACCTGCCAGGCAGCGTGTGAACCCGGCCCCTGCCAGGCTGTCTGCACCTCCTGCTGCTCGCCATCCTGCTGCCAGCAGTCTTGCTGCCAGCCCACTGGCTGCGGGTCTTCTTGTTGCCAGCAGTCCTGCTGCCAAGCCCCTTGCTGCGCTGCCTCTCCCTGCACGGTGCAGTCCTGCTGCTGCGTCCCCGTGTGCTGCAAGCCCAGCTGCTGCATCGCCCTGCCTGTGTGCTGCAAGCCCAGCTGCTGTGTGACCACAGCATGTTGCCCCGCCTCCTGCTGCTGCCAGCCCAGCTGCTGCCGCCCGGCCTCCTGCGTGTCCCTCGTCTGCCGGCCCGTGTGCAGCCCGGCCTCCTGCTGTGTGCCCGTCTCCTGCAAACCCTCTTGCTGCGCCCCCACGTCCTCCTGCTCTTGCTGCTGCGCCCCCTCCTGCTGTCCCGCCAGCACCTGCTGCCGCCCGGCCTCCTGCGTGTCCCTCGTCTGCCGGCCCACCTGCTGCAAACCCGCCTGCTGCGCTCCCAGCTGCGGCCAGAAATCTTGCTGCTGA
- the LOC127562463 gene encoding keratin-associated protein 10-3-like: MADTCFSGSCVPTASAVSVCSSDVSCGSNRVCLPSSCTGSSWQLDDCPESCCEPSCCGPPCCPAPCCPAPCCTPASCLTLVCRPVCCVPATCQAACEPGPCQAVCTSCCSPSCCQQSCCQPTGCGTSCCQQSCCQAPCCAASPCTVQSCCCVPVCCKPSCCIALPVCCKPSCCVTTACCPASCCCQPSCCRPASCVSLVCRPVCSPASCCVPVSCKPICCASCSSSSSSSSSSSSSSSSSSSCCLCSAPSCCPASCCCQPSCCLPASCVTLVCRPMCSPASCCVPVSCKPSCCAPTSSCSCCCAPSCCPASTCCRPASCVSLVCRPTCCKPACCAPSCGQKSCC; the protein is encoded by the coding sequence ATGGCAGACACCTGTTTCTCCGGGTCCTGTGTTCCCACGGCCTCGGCCGTCTCGGTCTGCTCCAGTGACGTGAGCTGCGGCAGCAACCGAGTCTGCTTGCCCAGTTCTTGCACCGGCTCTTCCTGGCAGCTGGACGACTGCCCAGAGAGCTGTTGTGAACCCAGCTGCTGCGGCCCCCCCTGCTGCCCAGCCCCGTGCTGCCCAGCCCCGTGCTGCACACCGGCCTCCTGCCTGACCCTTGTGTGCCGGCCTGTCTGCTGCGTGCCCGCCACCTGCCAGGCAGCGTGTGAACCCGGCCCCTGCCAGGCTGTCTGCACCTCCTGCTGCTCGCCATCCTGCTGCCAGCAGTCTTGCTGCCAGCCCACTGGCTGCGGGACTTCTTGTTGCCAGCAGTCCTGCTGCCAAGCCCCTTGCTGCGCTGCCTCTCCCTGCACGGTGCAGTCCTGCTGCTGCGTCCCCGTGTGCTGCAAGCCCAGCTGCTGCATCGCCCTGCCTGTGTGCTGCAAGCCCAGCTGCTGTGTGACCACAGCCTGTTGCCCCGCCTCCTGCTGCTGCCAGCCCAGCTGCTGCCGCCCGGCCTCCTGCGTGTCCCTCGTCTGCCGGCCCGTGTGCAGCCCGGCCTCCTGCTGTGTGCCCGTCTCCTGCAAACCCATTTGCTGTGCTTCCTGCTcatcctcctcatcttcctcttcctcctcatcttcttcttcctcctcttcctcctcttgctGCCTCTGCAGTGCACCCTCCTGCTGTCCTGCCTCCTGCTGCTGCCAGCCCAGCTGCTGCCTCCCTGCCTCCTGCGTGACCCTCGTCTGCCGGCCCATGTGCAGCCCGGCCTCCTGCTGTGTGCCCGTCTCCTGCAAACCCTCTTGCTGCGCCCCCACGTCCTCCTGCTCTTGCTGCTGCGCCCCCTCCTGCTGTCCAGCCAGCACCTGCTGCCGCCCGGCCTCCTGCGTGTCCCTCGTCTGCCGGCCCACCTGCTGCAAACCCGCCTGCTGCGCTCCCAGCTGTGGCCAGAAATCTTGCTGCTGA